The Onthophagus taurus isolate NC chromosome 2, IU_Otau_3.0, whole genome shotgun sequence genome includes a window with the following:
- the LOC111425941 gene encoding MORN repeat-containing protein 3-like gives MPFLKARSALVSRMERLENSARKNGWRHAFFTPFNDRYIGQWKRDVKEGKGSLLTRSGRLYEGDWERGYRHGFGVFSFKGNEDILTLLYRGDWKNGKMSGDGELHYPDGSFYKGAMKNSKRHGYGQMWYADGSFFDGDFYKDLREGLGLFVYSNGNRYEGFWLHDLKHGKGRIYHLDSGQLQEGVWVEDYCIYSTIEDIPFRQTSVTPTPYPVDKIKLLQPDCVCTRREAEVLEGNIKICDVAEPCSESYEGESTPIIDVVN, from the exons CGCGGATGGAAAGGTTAGAAAATTCAGCTAGAAAAAATGGATGGAGACATGCTTTTTTTACTCCGTTTAATGATCGCTATATCGGACAATGGAAAAGAGACGTAAAAGAAG GTAAAGGATCTCTTTTGACTCGTAGTGGTCGACTTTATGAAGGCGATTGGGAACGAGGTTACCGTCATGGTTTTGGagtattttcatttaaaggTAACGAAGACATCCTTACTCTATTATACAGAGGTGATtggaaaaatggaaaaatgtcTGGAGATGGTGAACTACATTATCCTGATGGAAGTTTTTATAAAGGCGCTATGAAAAACAGCAAAAGACATGGATATGGACAAATGTGGTACGCCGACGGATCATTTTTCGATGGCGATTTTTACAAAGATTTACGAGAAGGATTAGGATTATTTGTTTACTCGAACGGAAATAGATACGAAGGGTTTTGGTTACACGACTTAAAACATGGAAAAGGGAGGATATATCATTTAGATAGCGGACAGTTACAAGAAGGTGTTTGGGTAGAGGATTATTGTATATATAGTACAATTGAGGATATTCCATTTAGACAAACTTCTGTTACACCAACACCGTATCCAGTTGATAAA ataaaattattacaaccAGATTGCGTATGTACAAGAAGAGAAGCTGAAGTTTTAGAaggaaacataaaaatttgcgATGTTGCTGAACCTTGTTCTGAATCTTACGAAGGTGAATCTACACCGATAATTGATGTTGTAAATTGA